The DNA region ATTTCAAACGCCCTTTTTTCAACAACACCAAACCGTAAACCACTCTCATTACTCACTTCGATGTGCTCATGGAGGGTTTTTCAGGGGGGACTAAGTATGAATCAGGAACGGGCTGGCCAAGTTTTTTCCGCCCACTTGAACCCGAAAATATTGTAACGAAAAAAGACCGAAAACTTTTTGTCACTCGCACCGAAGTCAGAAGCAAGCACGCGGATTCTCACTTGGGGCACGTGTTTGACGACGGCCCACAACCAACTGGGCTTCGCTATTGCATGAATTCAGCTGCCATGCGCTTTATTCCAAAAGAAGATTTGGAAAAAGAAGGCTATGGAAAATACCTTAAGCTATTTGAGAAGTGATCTTCAGGCTTTCTTCCTCTCTCTAGGGAAAACCTTAACTCCCCCAACCCCTCTTAATCTAAGAGGGGAGAATATTGAACTACAAACATCCCAACTCGCGCGCTATCACTGTCCTTTGAATTTCGCTGGTGCCCTCTCCTATTTCTAGAAGTTTTTGATCGCGGTAAAACCGTGCTACTTTATATTCTTCCATCAAGCCATAGCCACCATGCAGTTGTACAGCATGATTTACCACGCGGTACATTACTTCGGAGCAATAGAGTTTTGCCATTGAGGCTTCTTTTTTGAAAGGCTTTCCATTGTCTTTCAACCAAGCGGCTTTGTAGAGGAGGCTTCGCGCTGCTTCAATTTCCATAGCGCAGTCTGCGAGCTTGAACGCATTCACTTGAAAACTCCCAATTGCTTTTCCAAACTGCTCGCGCTCTTTTACATATT from Deltaproteobacteria bacterium CG11_big_fil_rev_8_21_14_0_20_42_23 includes:
- the msrB gene encoding peptide-methionine (R)-S-oxide reductase; this translates as MEGFSGGTKYESGTGWPSFFRPLEPENIVTKKDRKLFVTRTEVRSKHADSHLGHVFDDGPQPTGLRYCMNSAAMRFIPKEDLEKEGYGKYLKLFEK